The Medicago truncatula cultivar Jemalong A17 chromosome 4, MtrunA17r5.0-ANR, whole genome shotgun sequence genome includes a region encoding these proteins:
- the LOC25492066 gene encoding uncharacterized protein encodes MSSGIRAWTVAASVGVVEALKDQLGICRWNYALKLAQQHVKNNVRSFSQAKKLSSSSSSMISKRLKDDKPNQSEESLRTVMYLSCWGPN; translated from the coding sequence ATGAGTTCAGGAATAAGAGCTTGGACAGTGGCAGCTAGTGTTGGTGTTGTGGAAGCCTTGAAAGACCAATTAGGCATATGTAGATGGAATTATGCTTTGAAATTAGCTCAACAACATGTCAAAAACAATGTTAGATCTTTCTCTCAAGCAAAGAAGCTttcttcttcatcctcttctatGATTTCTAAAAGACTAAAAGATGACAAGCCAAATCAGTCTGAGGAGTCATTGAGGACGGTCATGTACTTAAGCTGTTGGGGTCCCAATTAA